DNA sequence from the Amycolatopsis sp. Hca4 genome:
TGAACAGCTCGCCGTCGCCGACGTACAGCGCCGTCGCCAGGTACTCCACGATGTGCGCGAGGTCCTCGGCCGTGTACTGGCGCTGGAGGTCGGTGTAGGACCGCATGGCCGGGATCCGCTCCTCCAGCCCGGCCAGCACGGTCTTGACCAGCCGGGCCGAGCTGCGGGTGACCAGCGTGTACTCCTGGTCGGCCAGGTGCGGCAGGTCGTCGAGCGGCTGGTGGGCCGCGTGCGGCCGGGGGAGCGGCTCGGTCAGCCGGTCGGCGGCCGCGCGGGCGTCCGGGGCCCACGCTTCGGCACCCAGCAAGCGGGCGTACCGGCCGTCGTGGCCGAAGGCGGCGCCGCCCGCGATGACCGGGGTGGCCGCCGCCTGGCACGCCGTGATGGTCGCGTGCGCCGTCGGCAGCCGGGTCGCCAGCGATCCCGACAGCGCCACCGCGTCCGGGCCGGTCCGGTGCAGGTGCGCCACCAGGTGCGGGGCCGGCACCTGCGCGCCGAGGTAGTCGACGCGGAAGCCGCGCAGTCGCAGCACTTCCGACAGCAGCCGGGCCGGCATCGCGTGCCACTCGCCGTCGACGCACGCGACGGTGATCCGGCCCAGGTGCGGCTCCGGTCGCTTCAGCACGTACCCGAAGGAGGCGATGACGCGGTCGTTGATCGCGGTCGCCGCGTGCTCCTGGGCGACGGTGAGGCGGTTGGCCGCCCACTCGCGGCCGACCCGCCGCTGCACGGCGCCGATCACGTCGAGCAGCACGCTCTCCGGGTCTGTCCCGTCGCCGAGCGCCCGGACCACGGCGTCGCCCGCGGCGTACTCGTCGCCGGCGGTGACCGCCTCCCAGAGCCGTTCGGTGTGCTCGGCCACCGCGGAGGAGCGGGTAGCGGTGCTCATGCGGTGTACCTCCCGCGCCCGTGGCCGCCCACCGCGGCCAGGTGCTGCCCGCGCGGCGCGGTGATCGCCAGCACGGCCATGTCGTCGTGGCTGCCGCGCCCGATCCACTGGGAGGCCAGCATCTGCACGCGCTCGACGACGGCGTCGGCCGGCATGTTCGCGCACTCGGCCACGGCCTGCTCGAGCCGTTCCTCGCCGAACATGGCGTCCCCGAGCGGGCCGCCCTTCGCCTCGACGATCCCGTCGGTGTAGAGCAGGCACGTCTCGCCGGGGTGCAGCGTGATCTCCGCGGTCGTCGACTCGATCTCGGGCAGCACGCCGATCAGGCTGCCCTGGCTGTCGACCTCTTCGACGCGGCCGTCGGCCCGCACGATCAGCGGCGGCGGGTGCCCCGCGCAGGTCACGCGCAGCCGGACGGTGGCGCCTTCGCGCCGCGCGGAGGCCAGCACGAGGGTGACGTACCGGGCGTCGGCGTTGTCGCCGAGCGTGCGGTTGAGCAGGTCCAGCAGCCGGTGGTGGTCGTCGGCCATGGGCAGCAGCGCGCGCAGCGTGGTGCGGATCTTGCCGGTCAGCACGGCCGCGTCGAGGCCCTTGCCGCAGACGTCGCCGAGCACGGCCAGCGACTCTTCGCCCTCGGCGGTGATCGCCGAGTGGACGTCGTAGAAGTCGCCGCCGATCCGCTCGCCGTCGCGCGCCGGGCGGTAGCGGCCGGCGTATTCGACGCCGCCGAGCTGTTCGAGGGTCGGCGGGAGCAGTTCGCGCATCAGCGTGTCGGTGATCGACGCCTGCAGCGCGAACACCCGCGCCGCCGACATGGCCGCGCCGGCCCGCGCGGCGAACAGCCGGGCGAAGAGCTCTTCGGAGTCGCTGAACGACGCCCGGTCGCCGCGGCGCAGCAGCACCAGGGCCCCGGCGGGGACGCCGTGGCCGGGCAGCGGCGTCACGACGATCGAGCCGACCGGCCCGAAGCCCTCCGGCAGCACCCAGGACGGGGCCGCGCCGGGGTCGAGCCAGCGCGAGGGCACCGGCGGGAAGCCCTGCAGCGCTTCGCCGAGCCCGGGCAGCTCGTCCGGGTCGATCTCCAGCCGGGTGCGGGTGGGCTCGCCGCCGCGCACGCAGGAAACGGCCGGGAAGGTCGCCCCGGTG
Encoded proteins:
- a CDS encoding B12-binding domain-containing protein, which codes for MSTATRSSAVAEHTERLWEAVTAGDEYAAGDAVVRALGDGTDPESVLLDVIGAVQRRVGREWAANRLTVAQEHAATAINDRVIASFGYVLKRPEPHLGRITVACVDGEWHAMPARLLSEVLRLRGFRVDYLGAQVPAPHLVAHLHRTGPDAVALSGSLATRLPTAHATITACQAAATPVIAGGAAFGHDGRYARLLGAEAWAPDARAAADRLTEPLPRPHAAHQPLDDLPHLADQEYTLVTRSSARLVKTVLAGLEERIPAMRSYTDLQRQYTAEDLAHIVEYLATALYVGDGELFTGFLSWTAGILTARGVPAASLVPALELLGAELHDFPRATGLLCAARTHLAEPAAGSERTA
- a CDS encoding PP2C family protein-serine/threonine phosphatase is translated as MVVDRSGTVRALNEAARALFPAAGFGRPAAGTIADWLAEAHQRGSDEVARGEVGERAFAAHPVPHGEAVTWWLIDETETRSAREALAREQERTAFLSDASAALLGSLNLDRCMEVAARLAAQHLADAALVLAPTTGATFPAVSCVRGGEPTRTRLEIDPDELPGLGEALQGFPPVPSRWLDPGAAPSWVLPEGFGPVGSIVVTPLPGHGVPAGALVLLRRGDRASFSDSEELFARLFAARAGAAMSAARVFALQASITDTLMRELLPPTLEQLGGVEYAGRYRPARDGERIGGDFYDVHSAITAEGEESLAVLGDVCGKGLDAAVLTGKIRTTLRALLPMADDHHRLLDLLNRTLGDNADARYVTLVLASARREGATVRLRVTCAGHPPPLIVRADGRVEEVDSQGSLIGVLPEIESTTAEITLHPGETCLLYTDGIVEAKGGPLGDAMFGEERLEQAVAECANMPADAVVERVQMLASQWIGRGSHDDMAVLAITAPRGQHLAAVGGHGRGRYTA